From candidate division KSB1 bacterium, the proteins below share one genomic window:
- a CDS encoding T9SS type A sorting domain-containing protein, with the protein MPFDSNVTIRIYNLLGEEIIILVKNQQTKTGYHTINWDGRNSYDSKVATGMYIYQMISGGFIQNKKMVLVE; encoded by the coding sequence TTGCCTTTTGATAGCAACGTAACAATTAGGATTTATAATCTACTTGGAGAAGAAATTATAATACTGGTTAAGAATCAGCAAACCAAAACTGGTTATCATACTATTAATTGGGATGGCAGAAATTCTTATGATAGTAAAGTTGCCACAGGAATGTATATTTATCAGATGATTTCCGGAGGATTTATTCAAAATAAGAAGATGGTCTTAGTAGAATAA